The region ATTGTCCTGAGTAAAGTCTTTGGCATTTTCCTAGAGATTGACTATATTACTAATAAATGAATAACTAACCTATTGAGTTACAAGGATAATCATGAGGTATCAATTACACATGCCGATCTAATTGGCATGATAATTGCTTTAATTATAACTCGAAAGTCATGACTAAATGTAGGTGTATAAGTAATAGAGAGGGAGGATGGATACCTTGCTTTTGCCTTATGAACCATTCTCACCTTTTGAGGTCCAGGCAGCAGTTGTCTCCACAGCTTCCTGCAAGTAAGTTAGGTTATTAAAATTCTTCATTTTATTATTCGGATTTTTAATTACCTTATGTATTTCCCTGTCCGGCCGCAGGGCAAGAAAACCTTATATTTTCAAATAAGAAAACGAACAAAGGTTAATGAAAAGGAGGAAATATCAATGTGTAAGAAGGAAAATGTTTATTTGCCGTTCACAATAGTTTTTCTGGTCGGATTTGTTATGAGTGCTCTCAGTACCATAGTTTGGGCTCAAGTTGCTCCGGCAGTTGTTACTACGCCGGTCACCACTACGGCTCCTACGATTGTTACTACCACGCCCACCACTCAAAACTGGGCAGCCATGCCTCCGTATAACACTCTGTGGCCTCTGTGGTCGCCGGCACTATCTCCCGTCAATCCGGCAACCGGCCAGCCGACCCCCCTGGTAACCAGCCTTACACCTTCTACGGTACTGCCGGTTCAACCCGGTCTGACCTGGCATTTCGCTCTGGGGCATCCCTGGCTGCTCTATAATACTCCTATGGGTATGGCGTATTATGATCCTTTTACCGGAATCGATCTTTGGCCGCCGGATATTCTCATGAATTCGATCACCGGCCTTCCCATAACCATTACTTTGCCACCTACCTACTCTATTCTGCCACCTACTCCAGCATGGTGGATATTGCAGGAAGTCCCGGCTGCCAACTGGGAATACGTGACGGTTTATCCCAGTTTTTCCCTCTCGGCTATATCCACTCCGCCTGCGCCCCCGTTAAGCTCATTATTGACGCCCAGTGCGATTTTACTGTAGGCAGTAAGGAGAAAGGATTCTATTAATTACCTGTTGACCTCATCACTTCATCCCTTATTCCCTTCACCCAAGGGGTGTTTTACCAGATGATCGTGAGGGAAAGTCTTTCAGCGAAGGAGAGACTTTCCCTCAGATCTTTTTCAACCTCACCTGTCTGCGTTATTTACCTTCCCCATCCTGTCAGGAGTCCAGAGAACATCATGGTTTCGGGTACAGCACCGGAGCCATCCGCACAGCATGGCATGGTTGACGAGTACGAAATGATAAGGGACCCTGCACACCAGGGATAGTTTCCCCTCCCATCCCCCCAGCCAGGAGCCGATCAAGGCGAGACTGTAGAAGGCCAATTGGAGAACAAGGAAGAAAAAATACCCCTTTCCGCTTCCCAGTGCCGCCAGGTTCGAGATTAAAAGAGTGATCATAAGGAACGGAACCAAAAGCCGTAAAAGCTTATGAGAGACAAGCTGCCAGGCAAATACGGGATAACGGAAAGGATTCAGCAGGTTCCGGTTCCGGAACAGGGTTCGCACGGTTCTATTGGTGATGCGGATCTGCCGCCGGACCTCTCCTCCCATCTTGAGGGATGCGCACTCACGGACCAGGGCTGACTCCTCCATCACCCCCCGGTATCCCTGCCGGACAACCTGCAAGGGGATAGCCAGATCGTTCAGATCGCCCGCGAGCAGGGGAAGATATAATTCTTTTCGAATGGCGAAAATTGCTCCATCGGCTCCGACACAGGAGCCCAAAGCCGATTCCTTCCGCTTGAGATACCGCTCAAAGCGGTGGTACAGTCCGCTCGTTTTCCCAACAGAATTTCCGCACGGGCTGACGATGTATTCGGTCCGTCCGGTCACAAAGCCGATCCGCTCGTCCCGAAAGCTCAAAACCAGATTCTGCAGGGACTTTCGGTCGAAAAAGGCATTGGCGTCCGTGAAGACAAGTATCCCGCCTGCTGTCAGAGGGACCACCTGATTCAACAGAGCGCTTTTCCCCTGCCGCTCCTTTTGCCAAAACAGCCTTACTCCCCGATCCTGGTAGAGAGCCGCCCGCTCGTTTGTCCGGTCAGTCGAACCGTCGGAAGCCACCCATATTTCCAGCTTTTCCCGTGGATAATCCAGCTCCAGGGTATTGAGGATTTTCTCTTCTATTGCCTCCTCCTCATTAAAGGCGGAAATGACGATGCTCACCGCAGGCCAGGTATTCTGATTCCCGTCGAGAGCCTTCTTCGGTAATCGCCCGCGCGAAAAAAGAAACAGGAGCAGGGGGTATCCGAAATACGGGTACAGAATCAAAAAAAGAGATGCCTTCCATATAACCGGACCGAAAAAAGTTGACAGGGCCACTGGTTCTCTCTCCTCGATGTGTTTCTTTTAACTGGCCCAGACATTTTTTGACCAGCTCAAAGTATTTTCCAGCCCCTCGCGGGCCGGGATGCGGGAGCACCACCCCAGATCCTGCCTGGCCCTGGAGATATCAAAGCGGCAGCTTTTACTGGAAGCTGCCAGCCGGTAGCGGGTCAAAAAAGGGTCCTTATGCATGATTCTGCTTACAAACTCCAGGCCAAAGGTCAGACTGTAAACCAGAGGATAGGGCAGATACACTACATGTCCATGAACACCCTTCTTGTGGAGATACCGCTGGATATAGACATGCTTTGAAACCTGCTCCTCGTCCACGATGTTATAAACCTTACCGGCAGCATTCTCCTTTTCCAGGGAAAGTACAATGGCATCCAGAAGGTTGTCGATATAAACCAGGGGAAGCTCAAACCCTTTGCGGCCAATGGCCAGGATAACATTTTTCGGCAGGGCATAGCCGATCATGGGTGTCAGGACCGGCCCACCGGGGCCATAAATAGTACCGGGCCGCAGGATGACTATTGGCAGGCGAGTTTCCCGGATGAACTGCTGGACGATTTTTTCCGCTTCCAGTTTCGTGTAGGTATAAGCTCCACGGTTTTGCGGATCAGCTTCGAGGGCGTCATCTTCCCTGATCGGACGGCATGTCGGAAGCCGCGTATAACCATAGACACTGAGGGAGCTGATATAAATCACTTTCCGGACCGCCTCTTCCTGAGCAAGGCGAAGCACATTCCGGGTACCTTTGACCGTAGTCTCCATGGCTGCATCAACCGCCCCTCCTGTGGTGTCAGCCGCTGCATGGACAATCATCTCCACCCCCCGGATAGCTGTACGCAGGGAGTCTTCATCCCGGATGTCGCCGAAAAAAACCTCAAGGCCAAGATTGCGCAATTCCCCAAGGGGAGAGAGCTTTCTGACCAGTGCCCTCACCGGATATCCTTCCCGGACCAGCCTCCGGGCCAGATGGGTTCCCAGAAAGCCGGAGGCCCCGGTAATCAGCACCCTGGGAAGTTGTGGTGACTTTAGGGAAACAGCGCTCTTTTGGGGGAGAATGGGCGAAAAGTCCAGTTTCCTGGTACCAATCTGATCCCAGACCTGATCTATTGCTTTGGCTACCTGCAGGCATTGATCTTTGCTGACCGGCGGAGGGCTTCCCCGCTGGATACTCTCATAGAACCGGTGGATGAGCGTGCGCATGCCGTGATAGGATTTTAACTTGCCGCGCAGGAATTGAACAGTATTGGCCACAGTCCTTTTCGAAAGCTGCCAGCTCTGCCCGAAATTAGCCAGGGGCTTGGTGATGGCTTTAGGCAGTTTCCGGTTGGGCTGAGTATAAAAGGTCATGGTATCGAAATTCACCTGCACGAACATCTCACTGCCGAACAAATTCAGGTAATGCAGGAAGGGTTTCGCGTTGAAGGAGATGGCCAGAGTGCCCAGTGCCCGTGCCCCATTGCAGAGAATTCGCAATTCGTCGGGCTGCTCCTGCGGCAGGGTTCCCAATGACCTGGACATGGCCTTCATTTCCCTGGGCGCACCGGTATATTCCAGGAGAAGGGCCAGCGGATGAGTGATAATATCGTGAAACACTCCGCCGGGGAGATTGTGGATCCAGGGAATTTCATTGGCCTTCGGATAGCTGCGGACTGCCGGGATATCAGTATTCCAGCCATAGTAGCTTTCTACGTAAATAATGCTGCCGAGGTCTCCCCGTTCCGCCATCTTCTGGACCTCGACCATGCAGGGGTCAAAGCAGTGATTGTGATCCACACAGAGTGAAACACCCTGCTTCTCAGCCGCTTTGAACATGGTCCGGGCTTCCTGATAATTCAAACCCACAGGTTTTTCAACCAGGATATTGCATCCCGCTTGTATGCACTCCAGCACCACCGGCAGATGGCTGGCAGGAGGGGTCAATATATGGACAACCTGGGGTTTATGATAGAGGAACAGTTCTGACAGACTGACATAACAGGCAGGTATCTGGAATTGGGCGGCCCGCTTTTGGGCCTGTTCTCGATTTGCATCTACCAGGCCGACAATTCTCGCTCCCGGATAATCGAGAGCAAATTGGATATGTTTGGTTGAAATCTCTCCGCAACCCACGATGGCAATATCCATACGGATCTCCCTCATTGTCGTTAAGAACCGTTAGTAAGCGCTTAAAATGCATGAAAGGAGCGCTTATAGCGCTCCTTTCATGCTAAAAGTTGCTCTCAACGATACCTTATCGACATAACCGCTCCCGCTCAGCTATCCGTTACCTTCAAGAAGCAGCTCATTAATAAGAGTGTAGTCGGGAAATCGTGGAAAAGCCGATTAAGTTGTCGTATTGATCAGTTCATGTACTGATAAACGATGGAATCAAACCGTCTGGTTAACCATACGGAAGAAGGTGAAACCGGGGTTGCATCGGACTCCAGGGCTGAAGATTGCACCCCTGCAGTGGACTCTTCCGGCTCGACGATGGTGATAACCGGCGCGGCCTGCGGCTCAGAAGCTGTTTCCATGTTGTTTGAGCCGAGAAGATAGGGTTTGCTCCGCTCGCCGAGGTTATTGGTTACCCACAGGTAGAAGGGACCGGTGCCCAGACCCCGTAAGTCGGTCCGGAATTTTGCGCCCTCATCCCCCATCCAGATTATCTTCTGAGTAACCCTGGTGGCTGCCCAGTAATCCGGCTGATCACCGATTTCCACCAGCGAGGCAGGGCCGATGCGCCGGTCGGGACTCATGGCAAAACCGTCAAACCAGATGCTCTGATCGATCGGCAATTGGTCTTGAGTCCAGTTCTGGCAATTGATCGTCCCCAGTTCCAGGGGGCCAAAACGCAGGCTCCCGTCTGATTCACGATAGCTGTTCATCCAGGGAGAGGTCAGGAGGTTATTATTTTCATCATAAATTTCGCACTCCTTCCCGTCCAGCCAGAACTTCAGCTCAAGGCCGCCGCCAACCTTTCTGACCATCAGCTCGATGCAATACCACTGGTCAAGTTCCATCCGCTTCCCCAGGTGGACAAACAGGCGCTCACCTCCCTGGATATCATACATGCTGGGGCCCATCCCCTCCGGAATTTCATCCCACATGCAGGCATTCATATTAAAGAGATTGTGAACATAAAATTGCTTGAAACTGTTGTTGGTCCATTTGAAGATTGGTCCGCTGTAACGGACATAGTAGCGATAAAAATACTGGTCAGAATCCGGCGCAGACCACCAGGTCATCGGGTGATAAATTCCCTTGCCCGGCTCTTCCTTCGGATACATCCAATCCTGCCAGGAATACTGAAGGCGGTTGCGGTAGCTCTGATTGCCGAGAACAGATATGCCAGCATCGAAGATCGCATCCGCATCCCGCTGCTCCGCTGTCTCAGCCCAGCATTCCCAGTTATCACGCAGCCAGCAGTTGCCATTCCTGATCCAGCCATTGGTATCTTCAAAACTGCCCTGCTCTTCCGCCCAGTGAATCCAGTGGCTGGTTTCCTGCTCGAGCAGTCCTGTCCCGTGCAGGTCTGCAATTTCGCCACTTTGCAGGGCAGTGGCCTCCTTGCTTCCCGCATAGGCAGTCTCCGCGTTTGACGAATGACTGAAGGAGATATGCGAGACTTGCGGCTCTCCTGAAACTGATAGCGGGGTCAGGAGTCCTGCTATCAAAAGGAAGGTAAGCTGGAAAACATGGATCAGGGTTCTTCCTTTGGAAGCGGCAGGCGAAAAGGTAAAGCGTACTTCTCGGGACATGATAAAAAAACCTCCTGAATGTTAAAAAGAAACTCTGGATGAAATAGATATGCTTTTTCTTATGGAGTATAAATTGGAAATGGAAGAAGCAAAACGAAAGCACATCTTACGTAAAATAAGCCCCGATAATACGCTATTTATCCTATGCTGTCAAGAGGGTCAGATCATTTTTCCTCCTCTAATTTTCCTGGCAATTCTCATTATGTGAACCTGTGCTTTTCTCTGTGTCTCTGTGGTTTCTTTTGTATTTATATAGAGTTGCTCATATCGCTCCACCATCAGCCCCAGATGATAGCGCTCCACGACTGTTTTCCGGCCACATTCACCAAACCGGCGGGCCATCGGCGGATCATCCAGAAGGGCCTGGATAGAGGAAGCGAAAGACCCCGTATCGTGCGGCGGAACCAGAAAACCTGTCCGCCCTGACTGAACGATTTCCTGATTCCCGCCCACACGGGAGGCCACAACCGGCTTTGCGCAGCTCATGGCCTCGAGCAGGGAGATCGAGGTTCCCTCGCTCCAGGAAGGGAGCACAAAAATATCCATTACCGAAAGCAGATCCCGGATGTCGAACCGCTCCCCCAGCAGCCGGCAGGTTGCGGAAAGCCCGCTCTTATGGATTATCTCTTCAAGATTTTTCCGTTCCGGCCCTTCACCCACGATCAGCAGTCTCAGCCTGGGATTTACGGCCGCAACCTGCCGGAAAGCATGCAGCAGGGCCGGATAGTTCTTCACCTGACTCAGGCGTCCGACACTGCCGATGATTGTCTGGTCCTGCCCTATCCCCAGTTCCTGCAAAAGCCCTTCCGGTTTTGGCTGGGGAGAAAAATACCCGGTATCGATCCCGTTTTCAATAACCATCACTTTCTCATCCGGCCAGCGGAAAGCCTTATGCAAATAACCCTTCAACACCGGTGAGACAGCCACAATTCTCCTGGTCTGCCGGGCGTAGAACCGCTCCAGCTCGATCATCCATCGCGGGTCAGGAAAGGGTCGTCCGTGCTCGGTATGGATCTGAGGGATTCGCAGACAGCGGCTGACCAGGGCTGCCACAGGCCCGCAGCCGCTATGACTGTGGATAATATCCGCTTTTTCCCTTTGAACGATGCGAAGCAGGGAATAGGGATAGATCAGGGACGCGCCTTTGATCATCGGATCAGCCAGGATGATTTTGGCTCCCTCCTGCTCAGCTCGATCAGCCAGAGGGCCGCGGGAAGAGAGGCAGACGACCACTACCCTGAAAACCCGGCTATTGATCTTTCCTATCAGGCGGGTGATGACAGTTTCGGCTCCACCGGTCTCCAGACTCAGGACCAGGTGGAGTACGGTGATTGGATTGGGGTTGGATGACAAGGGATTCCCCTTTGAAAAAATAAAAGAAACCACAGAGACACGGAGGCACAGAGCAAAGCAAAGGGTAAATTCTCTGGGTCTGGTTTATTTGTTTTTGAGCTTCCGGCTACAGGTATTCCGCCTGCCAGACCTGGAAGAGCAGGAGGGCAAAGATCAGTTTATCGTGGGTTTCTTTTCGGGAGAAGTGCTCATCCAGGATTTTCCGGACTGCGCCGGGGTCAAAAAAACCTGATTCCCGAAGGCGTTCCCGGCTCA is a window of bacterium DNA encoding:
- a CDS encoding glycosyltransferase family 2 protein; the protein is MALSTFFGPVIWKASLFLILYPYFGYPLLLFLFSRGRLPKKALDGNQNTWPAVSIVISAFNEEEAIEEKILNTLELDYPREKLEIWVASDGSTDRTNERAALYQDRGVRLFWQKERQGKSALLNQVVPLTAGGILVFTDANAFFDRKSLQNLVLSFRDERIGFVTGRTEYIVSPCGNSVGKTSGLYHRFERYLKRKESALGSCVGADGAIFAIRKELYLPLLAGDLNDLAIPLQVVRQGYRGVMEESALVRECASLKMGGEVRRQIRITNRTVRTLFRNRNLLNPFRYPVFAWQLVSHKLLRLLVPFLMITLLISNLAALGSGKGYFFFLVLQLAFYSLALIGSWLGGWEGKLSLVCRVPYHFVLVNHAMLCGWLRCCTRNHDVLWTPDRMGKVNNADR
- a CDS encoding NAD-dependent epimerase/dehydratase family protein; this translates as MDIAIVGCGEISTKHIQFALDYPGARIVGLVDANREQAQKRAAQFQIPACYVSLSELFLYHKPQVVHILTPPASHLPVVLECIQAGCNILVEKPVGLNYQEARTMFKAAEKQGVSLCVDHNHCFDPCMVEVQKMAERGDLGSIIYVESYYGWNTDIPAVRSYPKANEIPWIHNLPGGVFHDIITHPLALLLEYTGAPREMKAMSRSLGTLPQEQPDELRILCNGARALGTLAISFNAKPFLHYLNLFGSEMFVQVNFDTMTFYTQPNRKLPKAITKPLANFGQSWQLSKRTVANTVQFLRGKLKSYHGMRTLIHRFYESIQRGSPPPVSKDQCLQVAKAIDQVWDQIGTRKLDFSPILPQKSAVSLKSPQLPRVLITGASGFLGTHLARRLVREGYPVRALVRKLSPLGELRNLGLEVFFGDIRDEDSLRTAIRGVEMIVHAAADTTGGAVDAAMETTVKGTRNVLRLAQEEAVRKVIYISSLSVYGYTRLPTCRPIREDDALEADPQNRGAYTYTKLEAEKIVQQFIRETRLPIVILRPGTIYGPGGPVLTPMIGYALPKNVILAIGRKGFELPLVYIDNLLDAIVLSLEKENAAGKVYNIVDEEQVSKHVYIQRYLHKKGVHGHVVYLPYPLVYSLTFGLEFVSRIMHKDPFLTRYRLAASSKSCRFDISRARQDLGWCSRIPAREGLENTLSWSKNVWAS
- a CDS encoding glycosyltransferase, whose product is MSSNPNPITVLHLVLSLETGGAETVITRLIGKINSRVFRVVVVCLSSRGPLADRAEQEGAKIILADPMIKGASLIYPYSLLRIVQREKADIIHSHSGCGPVAALVSRCLRIPQIHTEHGRPFPDPRWMIELERFYARQTRRIVAVSPVLKGYLHKAFRWPDEKVMVIENGIDTGYFSPQPKPEGLLQELGIGQDQTIIGSVGRLSQVKNYPALLHAFRQVAAVNPRLRLLIVGEGPERKNLEEIIHKSGLSATCRLLGERFDIRDLLSVMDIFVLPSWSEGTSISLLEAMSCAKPVVASRVGGNQEIVQSGRTGFLVPPHDTGSFASSIQALLDDPPMARRFGECGRKTVVERYHLGLMVERYEQLYINTKETTETQRKAQVHIMRIARKIRGGKMI